The following are from one region of the Pelagibius sp. CAU 1746 genome:
- a CDS encoding branched-chain amino acid aminotransferase, which produces MTAPKAVHFLDGEWVEGNPPIMGPMTHAAWMASVVFDGARAFEGVTPDLDRHCERLVNSANTFGLKALHSAGEMLEIAQDGLRHFDDDAALYLRPMFFAESGFVAADPESTRFCFTLYEAPLPPADGFSVCLSSYRRPAPNMAPTDAKASCLYPNSARALTEAGQRGFDNAVVLDAIGNVAELATANIWIAKDGAAITPVPNGTFLNGVTRQRIMQLLQERGIRVHEGRVTWQDVLEADEVFSTGNYGKVVPITKVEDRNLQPGPVYTTAREAYWDWAHG; this is translated from the coding sequence ATGACAGCTCCCAAGGCCGTGCATTTCCTGGATGGTGAGTGGGTCGAAGGCAACCCGCCGATCATGGGTCCCATGACCCACGCCGCCTGGATGGCCTCGGTCGTCTTCGACGGCGCGCGCGCCTTCGAGGGCGTCACGCCGGACCTGGACAGGCACTGCGAGCGCCTGGTCAACTCCGCCAATACCTTCGGCCTGAAGGCGCTCCATTCCGCCGGCGAGATGCTGGAGATCGCCCAGGACGGCCTGAGGCATTTCGACGACGACGCGGCGCTGTATCTCAGGCCCATGTTCTTCGCGGAGAGCGGCTTCGTCGCCGCCGACCCGGAGTCGACGCGCTTCTGCTTCACCCTCTACGAGGCGCCGCTGCCGCCCGCCGATGGCTTTTCCGTCTGCCTGTCCAGCTATCGCCGCCCGGCGCCGAACATGGCGCCGACCGACGCCAAGGCCTCCTGCCTCTATCCCAACTCGGCGCGCGCGCTGACCGAGGCCGGGCAGCGCGGCTTCGACAACGCGGTGGTGCTGGACGCCATCGGCAACGTCGCCGAGCTGGCCACCGCCAACATCTGGATCGCCAAGGACGGCGCCGCCATCACCCCGGTGCCCAACGGCACCTTCCTGAACGGCGTCACCCGCCAGAGGATCATGCAGCTTCTCCAGGAAAGGGGAATAAGGGTGCACGAGGGCCGCGTCACCTGGCAGGACGTGCTGGAGGCCGACGAGGTCTTCTCCACCGGCAACTACGGCAAGGTGGTGCCGATCACCAAGGTCGAGGACCGCAACCTGCAGCCCGGTCCGGTCTACACCACCGCCCGCGAAGCCTACTGGGACTGGGCGCACGGCTGA
- a CDS encoding helix-turn-helix transcriptional regulator, which yields MLEHEAVWRAIDRLAARYNLSPSGLARQAGLDPTTFNKSKRITKEGKQRWPSTESLAKVLNATGASLSEFISLIEDQGHPTNFRRLPKLRFVLAAQPGYFDSEGRPLRSHWEEAPFPGVPDPHAFALEISGDGLLPVYRNGDLVVVSPSAEVRAGDRVLLRSQQGELLIAELLENSGGVLRLKAFSREHVVRELPLAQVQWVSRISWSGH from the coding sequence ATGTTGGAGCACGAGGCCGTATGGCGGGCGATCGACCGTCTTGCCGCGAGATACAATCTCTCCCCCTCCGGGCTTGCCCGGCAGGCAGGCCTTGACCCCACGACATTCAACAAGAGCAAACGCATCACCAAGGAAGGCAAGCAGCGCTGGCCCAGCACCGAGTCGCTGGCCAAGGTGCTGAACGCCACCGGCGCGTCGCTCAGCGAGTTCATCAGCCTGATCGAGGATCAGGGCCATCCGACGAACTTCCGCCGCCTGCCGAAGCTGCGCTTCGTCCTGGCGGCCCAGCCCGGTTACTTCGACAGCGAAGGCCGGCCGCTGCGCAGCCACTGGGAGGAAGCCCCCTTCCCCGGCGTGCCCGACCCCCATGCCTTCGCCCTGGAGATTTCCGGCGACGGCCTGCTGCCGGTCTACCGCAACGGCGATCTGGTGGTCGTCTCGCCCAGCGCCGAGGTGCGCGCGGGCGACCGCGTGCTGCTGCGCAGCCAGCAAGGCGAACTGCTGATCGCCGAACTGCTGGAGAACAGCGGCGGGGTGCTGCGCCTCAAGGCTTTCAGCCGCGAGCACGTGGTGCGCGAGCTGCCGCTGGCCCAGGTGCAATGGGTGTCGCGAATCTCCTGGTCCGGGCACTGA
- a CDS encoding aspartyl/asparaginyl beta-hydroxylase domain-containing protein: MQFFRRIKAGIDPQPFLDEIASNEGAWEAATGRQAKIAVQREALAIPLRGLRKSAIGERKRRDVHESRWTTGSKLYPAARRFLKDVAREQGALLSRAKIVCLRAGRRVYPHVDRGEYYAVRDRYHMVLRSAQGSWLKSGDEEVRMREGELWWFDNKQMHEAFNDGGQDRIHMIFDLLPRERAVDVFGENVKLGRYTVRAGA; encoded by the coding sequence GTGCAGTTCTTCCGCCGCATTAAAGCGGGCATCGACCCGCAGCCCTTCCTTGACGAGATCGCGTCGAACGAGGGGGCCTGGGAGGCCGCGACAGGCCGTCAGGCCAAGATCGCGGTGCAGCGCGAGGCCCTGGCGATCCCGCTGCGCGGCCTGCGTAAGTCGGCCATCGGCGAGCGCAAGCGCCGCGACGTGCACGAAAGCCGCTGGACCACGGGCTCCAAGCTCTATCCCGCCGCACGGCGTTTCTTGAAGGATGTCGCGCGCGAGCAGGGCGCTCTGCTGAGCCGGGCCAAGATCGTCTGCCTGCGGGCGGGCCGGCGCGTCTATCCGCACGTCGACCGCGGCGAGTACTACGCGGTCCGCGACCGCTACCACATGGTGCTCCGCTCGGCCCAGGGCTCCTGGCTGAAGTCCGGCGACGAAGAAGTGCGGATGCGCGAAGGCGAGCTCTGGTGGTTCGACAACAAGCAGATGCACGAGGCCTTCAACGACGGCGGCCAGGACCGCATCCACATGATCTTCGACCTGCTGCCGCGTGAGCGGGCGGTCGACGTCTTCGGCGAGAATGTGAAACTCGGCCGCTATACCGTGCGCGCCGGCGCGTGA
- a CDS encoding DUF952 domain-containing protein, translated as MNRELIYHICRREEWAAAEDSGSYAGSSQDRADGFIHFSGAGQVRASAAKHRAGQDGLVLLTVEAAALGEALKWEPSRGGALFPHLYGALPAAAVRRVDELPLGADGAHVFPPHFQD; from the coding sequence ATGAATCGGGAACTGATCTATCACATCTGCCGCCGCGAAGAATGGGCCGCCGCCGAGGACTCCGGCAGCTACGCGGGCTCCTCCCAGGACCGTGCCGACGGCTTCATCCACTTTTCCGGCGCCGGCCAGGTCCGCGCCTCGGCGGCCAAGCACCGCGCCGGCCAGGACGGCCTGGTCCTGCTGACGGTCGAGGCCGCGGCGCTGGGCGAGGCGCTGAAGTGGGAGCCCTCGCGGGGCGGCGCCCTCTTCCCCCACCTCTACGGCGCGCTGCCGGCGGCGGCGGTGCGGCGCGTCGACGAGTTGCCGCTCGGCGCCGACGGCGCCCAC